One genomic segment of Hordeum vulgare subsp. vulgare chromosome 2H, MorexV3_pseudomolecules_assembly, whole genome shotgun sequence includes these proteins:
- the LOC123424673 gene encoding 2-dehydro-3-deoxyphosphooctonate aldolase, translated as MDAPSVALYSQLKAAQPFFLFAGPNVIESEEHVMKMAKHIKAITTKLGVPLVFKSSFDKANRTSSKSFRGPGLEQGLKILEKVKAAYDLPVVTDVHESSQCEAVGRVADIIQIPAFLCRQTDLLVAAAKTGKIINIKKGQFCAPSVMVNSAEKIRLAGNQNVMVCERGTMFGYNDLIVDPRNFEWLREANCPVVADVTHALQQPAGKKLDGGGVASGGLRELIPCIARTAVAVGVDGIFMEVHDDPLNSPCDGPTQWPLRNLEELLEELIAIARVSKGKKPLKIDLTPFKE; from the exons ATGGACGCCCCGTCGGTGGCGCTGTACAGCCAGCTAAAG GCTGCTCAACCATTCTTCTTGTTTGCTGGGCCCAATGTGATTGAATCAGAGGAACATGTCATGAAGATGGCCAAACACATCAAGGCCATCACAACCAA ACTTGGGGTACCTCTTGTGTTCAAATCAAGCTTTGATAAAGCAAACCGTACATCGTCGAAATCCTTCCGTGGTCCTGGTCTGGAGCAAGGCCTAAAG ATCCTTGAAAAGGTGAAGGCCGCATATGACCTTCCAGTGGTCACCGATGTGCATGAAAGCTCCCAG TGTGAAGCTGTTGGAAGAGTTGCTGATATTATACAGATTCCAGCTTTCCTCTGTCGCCAG ACTGACCTTCTAGTGGCTGCGGCTAAGACTGGGAAAATTATCAATATCAAGAAAGGACAATTCTGTGCTCCGTCT GTTATGGTCAACTCTGCGGAGAAAATTAGACTTGCTGGAAATCAAAATGTGATGGTCTGTGAGCGAGGCACCATGTTTGGCTACA ATGATCTAATTGTTGATCCAAGGAACTTTGAGTGGCTGAGGGAAGCAAATTGCCCAGTT GTAGCTGATGTAACACATGCGCTACAACAACCAGCTGGGAAAAAG CTTGATGGTGGCGGGGTTGCAAGTGGGGGCTTACGAGAACTCATACCATGCATTGCAAGGACTGCTGTTGCAGTTGGTGTTGATGGTATTTTCATGGAG GTACATGATGATCCCCTGAATTCACCATGTGATGGGCCAACTCAATGG CCATTGCGCAATTTGGAGGAGCTGTTGGAAGAATTGATTGCGATCGCT CGAGTCAGCAAAGGAAAGAAACCGCTCAAGATCGACCTAACCCCATTCAAGGAATGA